Proteins from a genomic interval of Rhodococcus rhodochrous:
- the mgtE gene encoding magnesium transporter has translation MDEADVRAATTRLVEKAVEADDLPAAHDAVAELSVEQVVDVLERLGRTDRAVLYRLLPKDRAIDVFEQLDPSMQSELLCGLRDDQVAAIFADLEPDDRVELLDELPATVASTLMRGLPPADREATAAILGYPQRAIGRRMSPAFVSLRQDMTVEQAMDVVRRRLDDAETVYTLPVVDDGRVLVGVVGLRELMSAAPGTALADIMSEPYWARVTDDAEESARRCAELKLLALIVVDSETRLVGILTVDDALRILEAADSEDQARIGGTEPLRRPYLATPVGQLVRSRVVWLLVLALGATLTVQVLEVFESTLDQVVTLALFVPLIIGTGGNTGNQAATTVTRALALDDVTPRDIGGVIARELRVGLSLGVLLGSVAFVLTSLVYDSSVGAVIGLTLVSICTLAATVGGAMPLVAKSIRADPAVFSNPFITTFVDATGLVIYFLVAKAVLGI, from the coding sequence ATGGATGAAGCAGACGTCCGGGCGGCGACGACGCGGCTGGTCGAGAAGGCCGTGGAGGCCGACGACCTTCCGGCAGCGCACGACGCCGTCGCGGAGCTGAGCGTCGAACAGGTCGTCGACGTGCTCGAACGGCTCGGCCGGACGGACCGCGCGGTGCTCTACCGGCTGCTGCCCAAGGACCGGGCGATCGACGTCTTCGAACAGCTCGACCCGAGCATGCAGAGCGAACTGCTCTGCGGGCTGCGCGACGACCAGGTGGCCGCGATCTTCGCCGACCTCGAACCCGACGACCGGGTGGAGCTGCTCGACGAACTGCCCGCCACGGTCGCATCGACCCTCATGCGCGGCCTGCCGCCCGCCGACCGCGAGGCGACCGCCGCGATCCTCGGCTATCCGCAGCGGGCGATCGGCCGGCGGATGAGCCCGGCCTTCGTGTCGTTGCGGCAGGACATGACCGTGGAGCAGGCGATGGACGTCGTGCGTCGTCGGCTCGACGACGCGGAGACGGTGTACACGCTGCCGGTGGTGGACGACGGTCGTGTGCTCGTCGGAGTGGTCGGTCTGCGCGAGCTGATGAGTGCGGCGCCGGGAACAGCGCTCGCCGACATCATGAGCGAGCCCTACTGGGCGCGCGTGACCGACGACGCCGAGGAGTCCGCGCGCCGCTGCGCCGAACTCAAACTGCTGGCGTTGATCGTCGTCGACAGCGAGACCAGGTTGGTGGGCATCCTGACCGTCGACGACGCCCTGCGGATCCTCGAGGCCGCCGACAGCGAGGACCAGGCGCGCATCGGCGGTACCGAGCCGCTGCGCCGCCCCTATCTCGCGACACCCGTCGGGCAGTTGGTGCGCTCGCGGGTGGTGTGGTTGCTGGTCCTGGCCCTCGGCGCGACCCTCACGGTTCAGGTCCTCGAAGTGTTCGAGTCGACCCTCGATCAGGTGGTCACCCTGGCCCTGTTCGTGCCGCTGATCATCGGCACCGGGGGCAACACCGGAAACCAGGCCGCCACCACGGTCACCCGTGCATTGGCGCTCGATGACGTGACGCCACGCGACATCGGCGGGGTGATCGCCCGCGAGCTCCGGGTGGGGCTGTCCCTCGGTGTCCTGCTGGGCTCGGTCGCGTTCGTCCTGACGTCCCTGGTCTACGACTCGTCGGTGGGTGCGGTGATCGGGCTGACGCTGGTGAGCATCTGCACTCTCGCCGCCACGGTCGGTGGTGCGATGCCGTTGGTGGCCAAATCGATTCGCGCCGACCCTGCAGTCTTCTCCAATCCGTTCATCACGACCTTCGTGGACGCGACCGGCCTGGTGATCTACTTCCTCGTCGCGAAGGCCGTGCTCGGTATCTGA
- a CDS encoding LamB/YcsF family protein, whose product MTRIDLNSDLGESYGRWRLGDDETMLDIVTSANVACGFHAGDPATLLSTCHGAAKRAVRIGAQVGYNDIGGFGRRFIEVPSADLTAEIIYQIGALDGLARAAGSSVSYVKPHGALYNAIAHHREQARAVVDAVRAYDASLPVLGLPDSVFLEEAERAGLRVVTEAFADRAYTPEGTLVSRREAGAVLHDPDEVAERVLRMVTEGVVTAVDGSDVRVNAQSVCIHGDSPDATTMAVAVRRRLDAEKIDIRAFV is encoded by the coding sequence GTGACCCGCATCGACCTCAACAGCGACCTCGGTGAGAGCTACGGCCGGTGGCGCCTCGGCGACGACGAGACCATGCTCGACATCGTCACCAGCGCCAACGTGGCGTGCGGATTCCACGCCGGCGACCCGGCGACACTGCTGAGCACCTGCCACGGCGCAGCGAAGCGCGCGGTACGAATCGGCGCCCAGGTCGGCTACAACGACATCGGCGGTTTCGGCCGCCGGTTCATCGAGGTGCCGTCGGCGGATCTCACCGCCGAGATCATCTACCAGATCGGCGCGCTCGACGGTCTCGCCCGGGCGGCCGGTTCGTCGGTGAGCTACGTCAAACCCCACGGCGCGCTGTACAACGCGATCGCCCATCACCGCGAACAGGCCCGCGCGGTCGTGGATGCGGTGCGCGCCTACGACGCCTCGCTGCCCGTCCTCGGACTACCCGACTCCGTCTTCCTCGAGGAGGCCGAACGGGCCGGGCTGAGGGTGGTCACCGAGGCGTTCGCCGACCGCGCCTACACCCCCGAGGGCACGCTCGTCTCCCGGCGCGAAGCCGGTGCGGTACTGCACGATCCGGACGAGGTCGCCGAGCGGGTCCTGCGCATGGTCACCGAGGGGGTGGTCACCGCGGTCGACGGCAGCGACGTACGCGTTAACGCGCAGTCGGTGTGCATCCACGGCGACTCCCCCGACGCCACAACTATGGCCGTCGCCGTGCGCCGTCGCCTCGACGCCGAGAAGATCGACATCCGGGCGTTCGTGTGA
- a CDS encoding GMC oxidoreductase gives MQHVTRRSFLTGAAAAAGLALTGTAGAHAVPGIPARVNNVPLTHEEHRVVVIGTGFGGGVTALRLAQAGVRVHMLERGIRWPTGPNANTFPRVDNPDKRFLWHRSNPEVFGRHLAFEPYTGLVEACVGENMTALCAAGVGGGSLVYQGMTLQPDEAVFNAHFPNELDWARMDRVHYPRVAQMLRLAVAPDELVASPNYATSRIFADRARKAGFPIDKIPMPIDWGYALAELRGEMAPAYTDGSGAMGVNNGGKHSVDVTYIAEAEATGLVTVATQHEVTDIERAEDGRWTVHVNHIDTSGAVVENKILTTDALVLSAGTMNTTRLLMKAAAKDLISDLPDGVGQGWGSNADRIYLWTNLEEEFGAVQGGPVVYGSKNWDDPDSAYTVIQASIPGFYGIDMRSTVLVGYGVSEGRGHFVYDAARDDAVLRWPHEGDSVLQTGHIDPTVRRIAGERSILTDTNSIVPSTWHPLGGASMGTVCDLEGRVFGQRGLYVLDGALMPGNTAACNPSMTIAAVVERALDDIVVRDVGTVF, from the coding sequence GTGCAGCACGTCACGCGTCGTTCCTTCCTGACCGGAGCGGCCGCGGCCGCCGGACTCGCCCTCACCGGCACCGCCGGTGCCCACGCGGTGCCCGGCATCCCCGCCCGCGTGAACAACGTGCCGCTCACCCACGAGGAACACCGGGTGGTCGTCATCGGCACCGGTTTCGGCGGTGGTGTGACCGCCCTGCGCCTGGCCCAGGCCGGCGTGCGCGTGCACATGCTCGAGCGCGGCATCCGGTGGCCCACCGGGCCGAACGCGAACACCTTCCCCCGCGTCGACAACCCCGACAAGCGGTTCCTGTGGCACCGGTCGAACCCCGAGGTGTTCGGTCGCCACCTCGCCTTCGAGCCCTACACCGGTCTGGTCGAGGCGTGCGTGGGAGAGAACATGACGGCCCTGTGCGCCGCCGGTGTCGGCGGCGGGTCGCTCGTCTACCAGGGCATGACGCTGCAACCCGACGAAGCGGTGTTCAACGCCCACTTCCCGAACGAACTCGACTGGGCACGCATGGACCGCGTCCACTACCCGCGCGTCGCGCAGATGCTGCGCCTGGCCGTGGCACCGGACGAACTCGTCGCCAGCCCCAACTACGCGACCTCGCGCATCTTCGCCGACCGTGCGCGGAAGGCGGGTTTCCCGATCGACAAGATCCCGATGCCGATCGACTGGGGCTACGCGCTCGCCGAACTCCGCGGCGAGATGGCCCCGGCCTACACCGACGGTTCGGGCGCGATGGGTGTCAACAACGGCGGCAAGCACTCCGTCGACGTCACCTACATCGCGGAGGCCGAGGCCACCGGTCTGGTCACCGTCGCGACGCAGCACGAGGTCACCGACATCGAACGTGCCGAGGACGGCCGGTGGACGGTGCACGTGAATCACATCGACACCTCCGGTGCCGTCGTCGAGAACAAGATCCTCACCACCGACGCGCTGGTGCTGTCCGCGGGCACCATGAACACCACCCGGCTGCTGATGAAGGCCGCCGCGAAGGATCTGATCTCCGACCTGCCCGACGGCGTCGGACAGGGCTGGGGTTCGAACGCCGACCGCATCTACCTCTGGACGAACCTCGAGGAGGAGTTCGGCGCGGTGCAGGGCGGTCCGGTCGTCTACGGCAGCAAGAACTGGGACGACCCGGACTCCGCGTACACCGTCATCCAGGCCTCCATTCCCGGCTTCTACGGGATCGACATGCGCAGCACCGTACTGGTGGGCTACGGCGTCAGTGAGGGTCGCGGGCACTTCGTCTACGACGCCGCTCGCGACGACGCCGTCCTGCGCTGGCCACACGAAGGAGACTCGGTGTTGCAGACGGGCCACATCGACCCCACAGTGCGCCGCATCGCCGGCGAACGCAGCATCCTGACCGACACCAACTCGATCGTCCCGTCGACCTGGCACCCGCTCGGCGGCGCGAGCATGGGCACGGTGTGCGATCTCGAGGGCCGGGTCTTCGGCCAGCGCGGGCTGTACGTGCTCGACGGCGCCCTCATGCCGGGCAACACCGCCGCGTGCAACCCGTCGATGACGATCGCCGCGGTCGTCGAACGCGCCCTCGACGACATCGTCGTCCGTGACGTCGGAACGGTCTTCTGA
- a CDS encoding metal ABC transporter permease, which yields MSSKFTDALGRMFDVETTVELLQYDFVQQALVAGAILGLLAGVIGPLIISRQMAFSVHGTSELSLTGAAAALIIGVSVGIGAVAGAVIAAILFGVLGTRARERDSVIGVVMAFGLGLAVLLLWAYDGRTGAAFSLLTGQIVAPGGTGIVLLAACAAVVILTLLVIYRPLLFASTDPEVAAARGVPVRALSIVFAVLVGVTAALGVQIVGALLVMALLITPAAAAARVVSGPLAATVLSVVFAEISAVGGILLALAPGVPVSAFITTIAFAIYMICRAIGTARNRRGSGRVAATA from the coding sequence ATGAGCAGCAAGTTCACCGACGCCCTCGGGCGGATGTTCGACGTGGAGACCACCGTCGAACTCCTGCAGTACGACTTCGTGCAGCAGGCGCTCGTCGCCGGTGCGATCCTCGGTCTGCTCGCCGGCGTGATCGGCCCGCTGATCATCAGCCGTCAGATGGCGTTCTCCGTCCACGGCACCTCCGAACTGTCGCTCACCGGTGCCGCGGCGGCGCTCATCATCGGGGTCTCCGTCGGAATCGGTGCGGTCGCGGGCGCCGTGATCGCCGCGATCCTCTTCGGGGTCCTGGGGACACGTGCCCGCGAACGCGACTCCGTCATCGGCGTGGTGATGGCCTTCGGTCTCGGCCTCGCCGTCCTGCTGCTGTGGGCCTACGACGGACGCACCGGTGCCGCCTTCTCGCTGCTCACCGGTCAGATCGTGGCACCCGGCGGTACCGGCATCGTCCTGCTCGCCGCGTGCGCTGCCGTCGTGATCCTCACGCTGCTGGTGATCTACCGTCCGCTGCTGTTCGCCAGCACCGACCCGGAGGTCGCGGCTGCACGCGGCGTCCCGGTGCGCGCATTGTCGATCGTGTTCGCGGTGCTCGTCGGTGTCACCGCCGCACTCGGTGTGCAGATCGTCGGCGCGCTGCTGGTGATGGCACTGCTCATCACCCCGGCCGCCGCGGCGGCCCGGGTGGTCAGCGGGCCGCTCGCCGCCACAGTGCTGTCTGTGGTCTTCGCGGAGATCTCGGCGGTCGGCGGCATCCTGCTCGCACTGGCGCCGGGCGTGCCGGTTTCGGCGTTCATCACGACGATCGCGTTCGCCATCTACATGATCTGCCGCGCGATCGGCACCGCCCGCAACCGGCGTGGTTCCGGGCGGGTCGCCGCAACTGCCTGA
- a CDS encoding 5-oxoprolinase subunit B family protein, producing MRILCAGDSALLAEFDSLDEVLAHFRALDRERPRGVVDLVPAARTLLVRFDPSETGLQVVHKWVTTTPPASGDEVDVEEVTLEVRYDGADLEEVGELTGLGADGVIAAHTGTLWTVAFGGFAPGFAYLTGGDSRLHVPRRSSPRTSVPSGAVGLAGEFSGVYPRKSPGGWQLIGTSDAPLWQPDRTPAALLRPGCTVRFVAI from the coding sequence ATGAGAATCCTTTGTGCCGGAGACAGCGCACTGCTCGCCGAATTCGATTCCCTCGACGAGGTTCTCGCCCACTTCCGGGCACTCGACCGCGAGCGGCCGCGTGGCGTCGTCGATCTCGTGCCGGCGGCGCGGACACTGCTGGTGCGCTTCGATCCGTCGGAGACCGGCCTGCAGGTCGTGCACAAATGGGTCACCACCACCCCACCGGCGTCCGGGGACGAGGTCGACGTCGAGGAGGTGACGCTCGAAGTCCGGTACGACGGGGCCGATCTCGAGGAGGTCGGCGAGTTGACGGGCCTCGGTGCGGACGGCGTGATCGCCGCCCACACCGGAACCCTCTGGACGGTCGCCTTCGGCGGGTTCGCGCCCGGCTTCGCGTATCTCACCGGCGGGGATTCGCGATTGCACGTGCCGCGCCGTAGTTCGCCGCGCACCTCCGTCCCGTCCGGCGCCGTGGGACTGGCGGGCGAATTTTCGGGCGTCTACCCGCGGAAGTCGCCCGGAGGATGGCAGCTCATCGGAACCTCCGATGCCCCGCTGTGGCAACCGGATCGGACCCCTGCGGCGCTGCTGCGGCCGGGGTGTACGGTGCGCTTCGTCGCGATCTGA